In the Quercus lobata isolate SW786 chromosome 5, ValleyOak3.0 Primary Assembly, whole genome shotgun sequence genome, one interval contains:
- the LOC115991787 gene encoding mediator of RNA polymerase II transcription subunit 6-like, translated as MEPHLFVIRKQKRDGPEKVTPMLTYYILDGSIYQAPQLCNVFAARISRSLYHISKAFTIAASKLEKIGYVDVDESVALESKVAKETIDLRKLSE; from the exons ATGGAGCCCCATTTATTTGTCATCCGCAAGCAAAAGAGGGATGGTCCTGAAAAAGTTACACCAATGCTGACTTACTATATTTTGGATGGTTCAATTTACCAAGCGCCGCAGCTTTGTAATGTTTTTGCTGCTCGAATT AGCCGGTCTCTTTATCATATATCCAAAGCTTTTACTATTGCTGCTTCAAAGTTGGAGAAGATTGGATATG TTGATGTTGATGAGAGTGTAGCCTTGGAATCAAAGGTTGCTAAAGAGACAATTGATTTAAGGAAGTTAAGCGAATAG